In a single window of the Chiloscyllium punctatum isolate Juve2018m chromosome 25, sChiPun1.3, whole genome shotgun sequence genome:
- the LOC140495856 gene encoding uncharacterized protein, giving the protein MSSSEGFAAVFYSEPGVLGLLANVISAFLVALQNFAQVNTNILASGTENILAGVHLVLIGGVTQLVAGLMSFRKYDHLGGTAFIAFSALWSSFGATRIILGANSPLNVTSNAVDLQNTSVANDSSYVPLPPISESAVAGLVAYISVAFTLSFCSATANYIMPFVFGAITLTLIFEAVGLFSQWALILSGIFELVITVFGLYGAIALLLKGVTQRYILPGFGNSLFNVLLLGTANTSSAKANGEEKKKNTKYAEPMALGNLCSVISPFIFAFYCFGYIKTFYVGAVWVSINSITQLYASYYGYLRNDVYFATKYCVHSMYWLVKSWEEFILSVLINVNNLDSSRARMTGDWFFMVTSLIILLLSLNRNKLEIIHNGFFVLLTISTIPQINTVSYYRFFGAVCSMYTALSLYATFSSLINSIAEKALIPIGTEMLSSKSFQNVLFALKQRFSKADELPVFTSVQLPDALFYICNGLAALSAIQSANMDQAQAHLTIPWVLIPGTLIQLYVSRIQVRGGRRFGSVLPFCYAAIWATWTWLRFAGHLLNIDPNSDGGFTAGAIAFLIVNIFLVILAIHVDVVLLLVTVIMEVIIICFLLFTLEQLPLPLEGVMLALISFVCVYGTTASFANHMFGKQLIPLGGPLFRAGTNKKKDQAPLPCSIASSRKTSGLQTIAKILDSGRVCGIPTDTVYALAASCKHPEAIKGIYNIKERPTEKPICICISSLDQLSAVHPPFSPLLWEFMNHVYPGGMSCIVKKGEWLKKLGIGAAYDHVGTKESIMIRVPDHTVTAHLVNMTGPLAITSANPSGEPDSIHHDMVISRLGHKIDAVLCDGNSNELVASTVINCTKIDEEGITILREGCVPAVRVMQIFEQVKNKLE; this is encoded by the exons ATGTCTAGCTCCGAAGGTTTTGCAGCTGTATTTTACAGTGAGCCAGGAGTCCTGGGGCTTCTGGCCAATGTGATCAGTGCCTTCCTTGTAGCTCTTCAAAATTTTGCTCAAGTCAATACAAACATTTTGGCCAGTGGAACTGAAAACATCTTGGCAG GTGTTCACCTTGTTTTGATTGGTGGTGTGACACAACTTGTTGCTGGACTAATGTCCTTCAGAAAGTATGATCATCTGGGAGGCACAGCCTTTATAGCATTTTCAGCTTTGTGGAGCAGCTTTGGGGCAACTCGGATCATTTTGGGAGCAAACTCTCCTCTTAATGTCACCTCAAATGCAGTGGATTTACAAAACACCAGTGTTGCAAATGATAGTTCATATGTGCCTTTGCCTCCTATTAGTGAATCAGCAGTTGCAGGGCTGGTAGCCTACATCAGTGTTGCATTTACTCTGTCATTCTGTTCAGCTACAGCAAATTACATCATGCCTTTTGTCTTTGGGGCCATAACACTTACTCTCATTTTTGAAGCTGTGGGTCTCTTTAGCCAATGGGCTTTAATATTATCAGGAATATTTGAACTAGTGATTACTGTCTTTGGGCTTTATGGAGCCATTGCTCTGCTTTTAAAGGGAGTCACCCAGAGGTACATCCTTCCAGGGTTTGGCAATTCATTATTCAATGTGCTGCTTCTAGGGACAGCTAATACATCATCTGCTAAGGCTAATggtgaagagaaaaagaagaacACTAAATATGCAGAGCCAATGGCACTTGGTAATTTGTGTAGTGTGATTTCTCCCTTTATCTTTGCTTTTTACTGCTTCGGGTACATTAAAACATTCTATGTAGGAGCTGTGTGGGTCAGCATCAATTCTATTACGCAGCTTTATGCAAGCTACTATGGTTATTTACGCAACGATGTCTACTTTGCTACTAAATACTGTGTCCATAGTATGTATTGGCTAGTGAAGTCCTGGGAGGAGTTTATTTTATCTGTCCTCATAAATGTTAATAATTTAGATAGCAGCAGAGCCAGGATGACAGGAGATTGGTTTTTCATGGTCACATCTTTGATTATATTGCTACTATCTCTAAACAGAAATAAACTTGAAATAATCCATAATGGTTTTTTTGTTCTTCTGACGATCTCCACTATTCCTCAGATTAACACTGTATCATATTACAGATTTTTTGGGGCAGTTTGCTCAATGTATACAGCCCTCTCCCTTTATGCAACATTTTCTAGCCTGATCAACTCTATAGCAGAAAAGGCATTGATTCCTATTGGAACTGAAATGCTGTCTTCAAAATCATTCCAGAATGTTCTGTTTGCCCTAAAACAGAGGTTCAGCAAAGCTGATGAGCTCCCAGTTTTTACTAGTGTGCAGCTGCCAGATGCCCTTTTCTACATTTGCAATGGGCTTGCAGCCCTGTCTGCCATTCAGAGTGCAAACATGGACCAGGCCCAAGCTCATCTTACTATTCCTTGGGTTCTGATCCCTGGAACTCTGATCCAGCTCTATGTGTCGAGGATTCAAGTTCGTGGAGGAAGGCGCTTTGGCTCGGTGTTACCCTTCTGTTATGCAGCTATCTGGGCAACCTGGACCTGGCTTCGATTTGCAG GTCATTTGCTAAACATTGATCCCAATTCTGATGGTGGATTCACTGCAGGAGCCATAGCTTTCCTTATTGTCAACATCTTTCTGGTTATCTTGG CTATTCATGTAGATGTGGTACTTCTCCTAGTCACAGTCATTATGGAAGTGATAATCATTTGCTTTCTACTATTCACCCTGGAGCAACTGCCTCTTCCTTTGGAAG GTGTAATGCTGGCGTTGATCAGTTTTGTCTGTGTTTATGGAACAACAGCCTCTTTTGCCAACCATATGTTTGGGAAACAACTAATTCCTCTGGGTGGCCCCCTCTTCAGG GCAGGAACAAACAAAAAGAAAGATCAAGCCCCTTTGCCTTGTTCCATTGCTTCTTCACGGAAAACTAGTGGTCTACAGACTATTGCAAAAATCCTAGATTCTGGCCGTGTGTGTGGCATCCCAACGGATACTGTGTATGCTCTGGCAGCTTCCTGTAAACACCCAGAGGCTATTAAAGGTATCTACAACATAAAG GAGCGTCCTACTGAGAAGCCTATTTGTATCTGTATCTCCAGTCTTGATCAgctttctgcagtgcatcctccATTCAGCCCCTTGCTCTGGGAATTTATGAACCATGTCTACCCTGGAGGGATGAGTTGCATTGTGAAGAAAGGAGAATGGCTGAAGAAACTAG GTATTGGTGCTGCATATGACCATGTTGGTACCAAGGAGAGCATCATGATCCGTGTTCCTGACCACACTGTGACAGCTCATCTCGTGAACATGACTGGACCATTAGCCATTACATCAGCTAATCCGAGTGGGGAGCCTGACAGCATCCACCATGACATGGTTATCTC ACGCCTGGGGCACAAAATTGATGCTGTTTTATGTGACGGAAACTCTAATGAATTGGTTGCTTCCACTGTCATCAACTGTACTAAGATTGATGAAG AAGGAATCACAATCCTAAGAGAAGGATGTGTTCCAGCAGTAAGAGTGATGCAGATTTTTGAACAAGTGAAGAACAAGCTTGAGTAA